The sequence TGATCTTCTTTAGCTGGCTCTTTTTCAAGGTCTATATCTTCACCCAAAGAAATGTCCTCTGCTTCTTTGGTAGATTCTTCATCTATATCTTCCTCTAAATTTTGGCTAGCTTCATCTATCAAATTTGCCTCGCTGCTTTCAGGCTCAAAATTTTCATCATTGCCAAAATCAGTCTCTAGCTCATCAAAATTTTCGCTATCTTCGCTAGCTTCTTCGTTTAGCTCTTTATCCAAAGACTCGATCTCGCTGAGCTCTTTTTTACTTTGGCTTATATCATCTACAAAGTCTTCATTAAGCTCGGCAGTTTCTAAATTTTGAGAATTTTGCTCGACCATTTTATCAAGCTCGTTTTTCGCCTCTTCATCCGCCAAGTCACTCTCGTCCATATCATCTATCTCATCTACAAGTGAACTAAGCTCATCAAAGTTATCACTATGCTCTTCTTTTATCACGGGTGGCTCATTGTTTTGTTCTAAGGATTTGTCTATATCTTCTGAATCAGCCATATATTTGCTAGCTATGTCATTTATCATATCATCATCTATGAGTTCAGTGTCTGTTTCATCAAAACTGATATCTTTATCCTTTAAATCCTCGGTCTCTAGCTCACTTAGCTCCTCTTTTAAAAACTCATCATCTAAAGCCTCATTATCAAATTTATCTGCCTTATCATCTTCTTTTGCTAAATTTTCAAGACCCATGTCAATTTCTGGAAGCTCAAAATTTTCTAAATCATCAAAGTTTTTATTGCTTTCGTCAAAGTC comes from Campylobacter concisus and encodes:
- a CDS encoding Highly acidic protein, coding for MKVALVNKNPAVSRLITLSLNKLGIEYSEFDDVNSVGDQFDYIIIDSDMDSSDVNLNQKIMYLAPRGGEKPDFADVMLEKPFLPTEFISLFEQNKDTDNDKELKLGLDEPANFNDFDESNKNFDDLENFELPEIDMGLENLAKEDDKADKFDNEALDDEFLKEELSELETEDLKDKDISFDETDTELIDDDMINDIASKYMADSEDIDKSLEQNNEPPVIKEEHSDNFDELSSLVDEIDDMDESDLADEEAKNELDKMVEQNSQNLETAELNEDFVDDISQSKKELSEIESLDKELNEEASEDSENFDELETDFGNDENFEPESSEANLIDEASQNLEEDIDEESTKEAEDISLGEDIDLEKEPAKEDHEEISEEVLAQEDLGMVDEVFEEENFKEETLGSLNFDVASIEEIDENTMQAAFGLNNAPQTSSCDETKIDADYKEELTKKITKHVHESLNESSLRDVLKDMNIKINISFEEK